The stretch of DNA cctgaacctgacctgttggtggcccttgaggactggagttggccaccccaggttTCTATGAACTCCTTGAGGGCTATAAAGGTGTAAGATGCTGGGTAGGATGCAATTTTGTGGTATGGTACGGTGCTGTATTTGGACTATTTCGTTTTTCATTCCTCCAGGTACCTCACCGGAGCAGATCCTACAGACCGGAAATTTGCTGTTGCGTGGGTGAGTGTTATTGTGTAGTGGTGTGACCTCTTTGTATGGAATCGTGTGTTTTACAATCCCCTAATAAAAGCAGTATGTATTAAATATATTGCCCTTTTGTGGCGGAAACATTCAGCCAACTTTAAAGCGTCAATGCAAGTGTTGTttctctcccgctcccccccccccccccccacacacaggattgaagccggggggggtctccagagctgaaccccattaagtgCAGCAAAGGGggctccctgcttccagagatgcttgCCTCaaaatggggtgccagtatctctgctttttaaagctctaCGTCATGTGGTCCAATACGAAGccacaccggatgacgtcacagcttcccattggcctgcatgacatgggagctttgaaaagcggccgtAAGGTGAACCCTGCTACCCAGCTGGAGTGGCTTCCGGCATCCCCTATGGAGgcctgtatctccggaagtagcgggtccccggagttgaagtcaatggggttcagctctgaagaccccgtgcttcaatcctgtgtaaaaataaatgtaaatcaaATAGAGTGCTTGGATTGCGTCCTTAACATTGGTATTGGAGGTGTTTATATTAGTTCCTGCTTTTACTTTATTGCAGCTCTGTGCTAATCATGATGCTGATTTAGAACTTGCCCATCAGATTCATTTTAACACTAAAGCAATAGTTGATCCTGCAAATGGGGTATTGATCTTTCACCTTCATGTACAGCacgggtctcaaactcagtcctcaagggcaaccaacaggccaggttttatggatatccctgctgcagcacaggtggctgtttttgactgagccatctgtgctgaagcagggatattcataaaacctggcctgctggtggcccttaacgactgagtttgagacccttgGACAGAAATATAATATTTacgcccctccccacccccccccccccttttcattATATCCCAAAATTAGTTAATGAACCCCTAGCACATCTGCCTTAGTTACACTCTGACCTCTTAGTGACAGGCAGGGTAGCTGTTCCTGTACAAGACGCTATATTGGctttaggccgtgcgtatagtgcccgcgatgtctgCCAAAAACGAATGCATTGCCGCGTGCGCttgtagtaagcgcgacggcgacaatgcgacggcgcttcgcgaattttggtagctggcaatatttgatttttcaagggctgtcgcctcatgtgacagcccctgaaccaatcaaatgccagtatgcccgcgacgccgccgcgaagcgaaatataactttcgccaaCGGTGACAGGTGATCACCCGCcacgggcactatatgcgcggccttccCGGTTAGTTGGCAGTGTGGGCGGACACGTTTTCAGCTCCTGTGTCAAACCATAAGGCCTGTAATCTCCTGAAGAGGATGTAACAATCCGTACAGTTTAGCGACATGTAAATTTGGTcctactatttttatttttacttttactttCCATGgccttgtttttatttatttattttttttcaaatgtgcATAGTAGGATTTAATTTGCTATACGCTGCTGCATGTTTATTTTCAGGTTGATTTGAGGGCAAACTTTTGTAACCGCGCCTACACCTAAATCCTTGTTTTAAAGAGGCAACccaagcggcacttaaaaaaaaaaattaaataaaaaaaagcccCAAAGAAAACGATCagtaaagatcctgcttcccagggttcattaaatggctgcctttcagtttcaattaatccttcagtcagtgtaaactCGGCAACTGCAAGGTATCCTTATTACTAAAGTAGCATTATCTATTGCAGTtttcagctcaaactgctgggaatagtggcaacaaattatcacaaacaggaaagttacaaagatcttgcactgctggggaagtgggctaaggcctgctatagaaatcaaaagatgctcattatattaaaactaattagaaatggcattaagaggtcaataataataaaacaatgcTGTAAGTaagatctaatactacagaactgtttattttttatgttgaCATATTACATAGTTAATACTTAACTGTATATATCgtctcataagcaagggtcatttagttaaattctttggccaaagtattttaagcccaCAACCACTTAATGTCAAGTGAGATGTAGCACTGggcctttttgtctttttttttgttcTGTATTTGAAGTCCCAATcctagtagcactctttttgacaccatatatatatgatttggtggatttgggttctgagctttcaggggctgtgtgtgtttatatgtagcGTTAAACTGAAGTGTATTAAAAGTGACCCCACAATCCTTTTGACACTTGTGCTTGTAGAGTTTCTGCATTGATGGTTTCTACTGAAACTTTTTGCAGTATCTATTTTGAAAGAACGTATCCCCTTACATGGCTGGGTGTAACTGTGTCCTAGCTGTGCAATGGAATGTACTCTAATCATCTCCCACACCAGGTTTATTGTAGACCGGGCGCAGCGCACTTCAGATGGGGCTTCTGCGGCCGTGCCAGAGCTGGGCATGACAGAACAGCTGCAGGGTGACCCTGCCACTAAGAAGCTGAGTGAGTGCCTGCGAAAGATTGGAGATGAACTGGATGGAAACATGGAGCTGCAGAGGTATGGCCCATGGGAGCAATACTCCTGAGCGTCTTTAGAGCGCTAGTATCCTTCTTGAATAGTACAAAGCACTTGTTTCTTTTATGGACCCGACTCTCCGCATAGGTATTTTGTGCTATTCCCACttcagtttattttttattttttatagtatagcaCTTCAGACAAACCCTAATTTCTGTGTTAGGCCTTTGTGAATTTTAGAACATGACTGCCTCTTGTTCAGTGAGCTGTAGCTTGACCACTTtatgatttaaagcagcagtgctgtCTACTTGTTTTTTCtagttgcatttttttttctacatttatttttttacattagcTCCAGTGTAGAGGGGGGGGTTTCCCTGGAGCTGGACTGTTATTTGCAGTTCCAGGCCCCTAATACTTGGCCTCtaggaaaacaaaatggctgacaaatctcaagccaataggaagctgcacagtCATCGGTTGTGGTTTCCTATTGGGCAGCCGTTTAAATCCCCTGAagaaaccaggaagtaacactgGCAAGGGGTCCCAGGCTGTGATAATAGTGCGATTTTTAGTTCCAGAAGACCTTCCGTTTCCAATGCTGTATTACAAATAGGATTGTGGGGGTTGTTAGACAGGATTGGTGCTTTAACTAGATATTGTATGAAATGTGGGTTACAGAAAGTCGAAACTGCCATGTTCTGAAATCAAGTCTGTATAAAACATGAGGCGTGAATTCTTCATAATCTGAAGCACCTTAACTGTGTTCTCATGTTCTGTTTCTCTGCTAGAATGATCGAGCAGGTGCAGAACATCCCTCCCAAGGAAGTCTTTTTCTGTGTGGCCACAGAGATGTTTGCAGATGGGAACTTTAATTGGGGGAGAGTGGTGGCCCTTTTTTACTTTGCCTGCAAGCTGGTCTTGAAGGTGAGTACTGCACCTTAAGAGATTCTATATTTTTTAACAGATCAGAAGCTGTACCATTGTCAAAGCAGAAACTGCCCCATGTAACCTCCTTTTTACTCGTGCAGGCACTGTGTACAAAGGTCCCAGAGATGATTCGTGCCATCATTAATTGGACGATGGAATATCTCAGGGACCATGTTGTCCAATGGATACAGATTCAAGGAGGCTGGGTGAGTTGATGCTTCTGTTGATTATTGAGTGTTATCATATTATATTTATAAAACATATAGAAACATTACAAGGTTAGCAGTCCCTGCAAGCGCGACGCAAGCGCAGCGcagcgcacgcacgcacacacatatatttctGTCAAAAGCAGTGCTACTAGGATTGTAACttaatgtatataacaaaagacaagaaGCCCCAgtccacatcca from Ascaphus truei isolate aAscTru1 chromosome 6, aAscTru1.hap1, whole genome shotgun sequence encodes:
- the BAX gene encoding apoptosis regulator BAX translates to MCGSSTVVVYWIRAARMAEPGAGGDLPGDDSGAAATGGPGTGTSPEQILQTGNLLLRGFIVDRAQRTSDGASAAVPELGMTEQLQGDPATKKLSECLRKIGDELDGNMELQRMIEQVQNIPPKEVFFCVATEMFADGNFNWGRVVALFYFACKLVLKALCTKVPEMIRAIINWTMEYLRDHVVQWIQIQGGWDGLLSYFGTPTWQTVGVFLAGVLTATFAFYRMS